In one window of Gossypium hirsutum isolate 1008001.06 chromosome A01, Gossypium_hirsutum_v2.1, whole genome shotgun sequence DNA:
- the LOC107937030 gene encoding uncharacterized protein At1g76660 isoform X1, giving the protein MGSEQNRFPQQERQKRWGGCWGAFSCFGGTQKGGKRIVPASRMPEGNASATQPNNGTQAVAGLTNQATTLAPSLLAPPSSPASFTNSALPSTAQSPSCFLSLSANSPGGPSSTMFATGPYAHETQLVSPPVFSTFTTEPSTAPLTPPPELAHLTTPSSPDVPFARFLTSSADLESANKTNYIAANDLQATYSLYPGSPASSLRSPISRTSADCLSSSFPEREFPPQWDPSISPQNGKHSRSGSGRLFGHDVTGSSIGSQDTNFFCPATFAEFYLDQNPLPHAGGRLSVSKDSDVYPTSCSGHQNKQSKSPKQDVEELEAYRASFGFSADEIITTTQYVEITDVTDDSFTMRPFPIDKPAFEESTEPASIAKGSKTDRIQENFLDEKGKSKSDLVNWAVHHDVQVACNGYEDQKSRRQVGDVSGSSTPINHTLTDEEDIYLKKSSSRSRKYQLGLSSSDAEIDYRRGRSLRGGKGDFECH; this is encoded by the exons CAGAAGAGATGGGGAGGATGCTGGGGGGCATTTTCCTGTTTTGGTGGTACACAGAAAGGTGGAAAGCGTATTGTACCTGCATCTCGTATGCCTGAGGGCAATGCATCAGCCACCCAGCCTAATAATGGTACTCAGGCTGTTGCTGGGTTGACCAACCAAGCTACTACGTTAGCTCCATCTCTTCTAGCACCACCTTCTTCTCCAGCGTCATTTACAAATTCTGCACTCCCTTCAACAGCTCAATCACCAAGTTGCTTCTTGTCATTATCGGCTAACTCACCTGGAGGACCGTCATCCACAATGTTTGCCACTGGACCATATGCCCATGAGACACAACTAGTTTCTCCTCCTGTTTTCTCAACCTTTACTACTGAGCCTTCCACTGCTCCTCTCACTCCCCCTCCTGAGTTGGCCCACCTGACTACGCCCTCTTCACCTGATGTCCCTTTTGCACGGTTCTTGACATCTTCTGCAGATCTTGAAAGTGCTAATAAGACTAATTATATTGCTGCAAATGATCTTCAAGCTACATATTCACTGTACCCTGGCAGTCCTGCCAGTAGCCTCAGATCACCAATCTCTAGGACCTCTGCTGACTGTTTGTCATCATCCTTTCCTGAACGGGAGTTCCCTCCGCAATGGGATCCTTCAATTTCTCCCCAGAATGGCAAACATTCAAGGAGTGGTTCtggcaggctatttgggcatgaTGTAACTGGTTCCTCCATAGGGTCTCAAGATACTAATTTCTTTTGCCCTGCTACATTTGCTGAATTCTATCTGGATCAGAACCCACTTCCACATGCTGGTGGGAGATTAAGTGTTTCGAAGGATTCAGATGTTTACCCTACCAGTTGCAGTGGGCATCAAAATAAGCAGAGTAAAAGTCCTAAGCAAGATGTAGAAGAACTTGAAGCTTACAGAGCCTCCTTTGGATTTAGTGCAGATGAAATAATCACCACTACCCAATATGTGGAGATTACTGATGTTACAGATGACTCATTTACAATGAGACCTTTTCCTATAGATAAACCTGCTTTTGAAGAAAGTACAGAACCTGCATCGATTGCCAAAGGATCGAAGACAGATAGGATACAGGAAAACTTTCTGGATGAGAAGGGAAAATCAAAATCTGATCTTGTCAATTGGGCTGTACACCATGATGTGCAAGTTGCATGCAATGGATACGAAG ATCAGAAATCAAGGAGGCAGGTGGGTGATGTCTCAGGATCAAGTACACCTATCAACCATACCTTGACTGATGAAGAGGATATATACTTGAAGAAGAGTTCATCAAGGAGCAGGAAATATCAACTAGGCTTGTCTAGCTCTGATGCAGAGATTGACTATAGGAGAGGAAGAAGCTTAAGAGGAGGTAAAGGAGATTTTGAATGCCATTGA
- the LOC107937030 gene encoding uncharacterized protein At1g76660 isoform X2, translating to MGSEQNRFPQQERKRWGGCWGAFSCFGGTQKGGKRIVPASRMPEGNASATQPNNGTQAVAGLTNQATTLAPSLLAPPSSPASFTNSALPSTAQSPSCFLSLSANSPGGPSSTMFATGPYAHETQLVSPPVFSTFTTEPSTAPLTPPPELAHLTTPSSPDVPFARFLTSSADLESANKTNYIAANDLQATYSLYPGSPASSLRSPISRTSADCLSSSFPEREFPPQWDPSISPQNGKHSRSGSGRLFGHDVTGSSIGSQDTNFFCPATFAEFYLDQNPLPHAGGRLSVSKDSDVYPTSCSGHQNKQSKSPKQDVEELEAYRASFGFSADEIITTTQYVEITDVTDDSFTMRPFPIDKPAFEESTEPASIAKGSKTDRIQENFLDEKGKSKSDLVNWAVHHDVQVACNGYEDQKSRRQVGDVSGSSTPINHTLTDEEDIYLKKSSSRSRKYQLGLSSSDAEIDYRRGRSLRGGKGDFECH from the exons AAGAGATGGGGAGGATGCTGGGGGGCATTTTCCTGTTTTGGTGGTACACAGAAAGGTGGAAAGCGTATTGTACCTGCATCTCGTATGCCTGAGGGCAATGCATCAGCCACCCAGCCTAATAATGGTACTCAGGCTGTTGCTGGGTTGACCAACCAAGCTACTACGTTAGCTCCATCTCTTCTAGCACCACCTTCTTCTCCAGCGTCATTTACAAATTCTGCACTCCCTTCAACAGCTCAATCACCAAGTTGCTTCTTGTCATTATCGGCTAACTCACCTGGAGGACCGTCATCCACAATGTTTGCCACTGGACCATATGCCCATGAGACACAACTAGTTTCTCCTCCTGTTTTCTCAACCTTTACTACTGAGCCTTCCACTGCTCCTCTCACTCCCCCTCCTGAGTTGGCCCACCTGACTACGCCCTCTTCACCTGATGTCCCTTTTGCACGGTTCTTGACATCTTCTGCAGATCTTGAAAGTGCTAATAAGACTAATTATATTGCTGCAAATGATCTTCAAGCTACATATTCACTGTACCCTGGCAGTCCTGCCAGTAGCCTCAGATCACCAATCTCTAGGACCTCTGCTGACTGTTTGTCATCATCCTTTCCTGAACGGGAGTTCCCTCCGCAATGGGATCCTTCAATTTCTCCCCAGAATGGCAAACATTCAAGGAGTGGTTCtggcaggctatttgggcatgaTGTAACTGGTTCCTCCATAGGGTCTCAAGATACTAATTTCTTTTGCCCTGCTACATTTGCTGAATTCTATCTGGATCAGAACCCACTTCCACATGCTGGTGGGAGATTAAGTGTTTCGAAGGATTCAGATGTTTACCCTACCAGTTGCAGTGGGCATCAAAATAAGCAGAGTAAAAGTCCTAAGCAAGATGTAGAAGAACTTGAAGCTTACAGAGCCTCCTTTGGATTTAGTGCAGATGAAATAATCACCACTACCCAATATGTGGAGATTACTGATGTTACAGATGACTCATTTACAATGAGACCTTTTCCTATAGATAAACCTGCTTTTGAAGAAAGTACAGAACCTGCATCGATTGCCAAAGGATCGAAGACAGATAGGATACAGGAAAACTTTCTGGATGAGAAGGGAAAATCAAAATCTGATCTTGTCAATTGGGCTGTACACCATGATGTGCAAGTTGCATGCAATGGATACGAAG ATCAGAAATCAAGGAGGCAGGTGGGTGATGTCTCAGGATCAAGTACACCTATCAACCATACCTTGACTGATGAAGAGGATATATACTTGAAGAAGAGTTCATCAAGGAGCAGGAAATATCAACTAGGCTTGTCTAGCTCTGATGCAGAGATTGACTATAGGAGAGGAAGAAGCTTAAGAGGAGGTAAAGGAGATTTTGAATGCCATTGA